The genomic DNA ACGTCGGCGTTGGCGTCCCCGTACCCGGGGACCGCGCGACCGTAGTAGCGGATGCCGAACGGGTTCGACACCTCCGACGTGACGTTCTCCACGGGCCCCTGTAGACGTGCCCGGGATATGAGCGTCGCGACGACGGCAGGCCACGCCAGCGGCGCAAGGGGCAAGCCCCCGGCCCCCGAGGCGGTTCCCATGACGGACGCATCCGGCGCTGCGGCCGACCGTGCACCCGACAGCGACGTGCTGGACGTCGAGTACACCCACGAACACGTCGCGCGGGTGATGTTGGCGCGCCCCGACTCGCTGAACGCGTACAACGAGGCGCTCCTGCACGACCTCGTCCCGACGCTCGACGCACTGGACGACGCCCGCGAGATCAGGGCCATCGTCCTCACCGGCGAAGGGGACGGGTTCTGTGCGGGCGTCGACCTCGACGAGATGCCGCTCTCGGCGGAGCAGGACCTCGCCGAGTACGAGGCCGGCCTCGGGATGTTCCAGAACGTGGTGGTCACACTGCGCGGGATGGGCACGCCGGTCGTCGCCGCGGTCAACGGCTACGCGATGGGCGCGGGATGCGACACGGCGCTGGCCTGCGACTTCCGCATCGCCGGGGAGTCCGCGACCATGGCCGAGACGTTCGTCGATGTCGGGTTCGTCCCGGGCGACGGGGGGGCCTACCTCCTGCCGCGCATCGTCGGTGAGGCGAAGGCGAAGGAGCTCATCATGACCGGCAAGCACGTCTCCGGCGCGGACCTCGTCGAGTGGGGCCTGGCCCGCGAGTGCGTTCCCGACGACGAGTTGCAAGAGACCGCAACCGAGTTCGCCGCGGAACTGGCCTCGGGGCCGCCCGTCGCCCTCGCGGAGTCGAAGGCGCTGGTCAACGAGGCGTTCGACGTGGACCTGGAGACGGCCCACCAGCACGCCACCCGTGCCCAGCGCATCTGCTCGCAGACCGACGACCACGAGGAGGCGGTGCAGGCGTTCGCGGAGGACCGCGAGCCGGAGTTCGAGGGGCGGTGAACGAGGTCAGCGGGGCTCCGAGCGCTCGAACGGCTCGTCGTCGGGCTCGTCGACCCCACCAGCGGGGGACGCGGTGACCGGAGTCTGCCGCTCGACGCGGAGTGCCTCGACATCGAGCGTGTACTCCACGCCGGGGAGGACGGTCTCGCCGCGGTACGTCCGGACCGCCGCGACGACGGCCAGGAAGAGGAGCACCGTGGAGAGGGGATCGAACAGCGTGCCGAGACCGACGCTGAACCCGTAGACGAGGTCGAAGAGGACGCTCTGGACGAGACCGACCCCGTACAGGGCGATGCTCCCCCATTTGACGACGGTCATGGTGGTCCCGACGGTGATGACCGCGAGGAGGACCGCGATGAGCGTCGCCTCGCCGAGGACGCCGACGACCTGCCCGCCGACGGTACGGAACGGGGTCAGGGGCGTGCCGTTCAGGAGTCGGCTCACGACGTTCACCAGTAGCTGCAGCGCGGCCAGCAGGACGGCGAGCGCCAGGGCGGGTCGTACCAGCGATTCGACGGATGGCATGTCTTCTGTGGACATGTGTCCATGATTCGCTCTGAGAATGATAAGCAAGGCCACCGTACCGCCGGTGCAACGGGACGATGAGTCCGAACGCCGGTCATCGGTGGGCCTCCGTGGCCGCAGGTGGTCCGGAGACCGTGGTGGCCCGGTCCTCACCCTGGGGTCTGCGTGCCGTGGCTGGCCTCAATCGTCGCCCGGCCGGCCGCGCGAGGCGACCACGACCATGGCGACGACCGCCATGACGGCGGCGACCGCGGGGTAGCTGACGACCGCCATCGCGGCGAAGGGGGCGACCGTGAAGGCGACCACGTATCGGACGGGCGGGGCCCGTCGGTGCTGTGCGCGTGCTGCTTCGTAGTGTGCGTCTGCTTGCATCGGTGGAGGGTGTCAGCGGGGACTGGACTCCCGGGCCAGTCAGCCGTGGTCTCGGGGTGGGTCGGTGCCCTCGTCCGCCGTCTCGGTATCGCGCTTCTCGTCGTCGCGCTCGCGTTCGTACTCGACGGCGACGGCGTGGACCGCCTCGACGCCGAAGGCGTCGGCGACGTGGGCGGTCATGGCGTCGGCGTCGCGGGCGCCGAACGCGCCCTCGATGCGGGCGGTCACGTCGACGTAGATGTCGAGCGAGCCCGGGCGGACCAGGTCGATCTCGCCGACGTCGACGACCGCCGCGCCGTCGATGCCGGCGAGGACGTCGGCGACGCCGGCCGGGAGGTCCCCCATCTCGCCGCGGGGGACCCGGACCTGGGCGTCGACCTCGACCGCGACCGCGTCGTGTTCGTGCGTCGATTCGTGCTCGGGGTGGGTACCGTACAGTGCCATAAGGGGACCGTGCGGGAGTCGAACCCGCGGCGCCGGCGCGCTCCACCGGGCGGTCCCTGACCGTGGGCGACGCGCCCACGCATCTGGTGTCGGGGTAACGTGCTTCGGGTGTCGGCGGACACCGCCGGAGTCGCCCACCGGGTAGATGGGGACCCCGTTCGGGCGGGCCGCCGGACGGCGATGCCTCTCGGCGAGCGGCGGCCCGACGGCTGGTCGGCCCGACGACCGGTCCCCGCCATCGAAGACGGGATTCCGGGCGACGGGTGTCGGTCGTGCAGTCGATACCTGCTGCCAGCTGGACGGTGAGAGGCGCGAAGGAGAGCGTCGCGGTCGGACCCTCGCGCCCCAGGGGCGCGCCGGGTCCGGAAGACCCGGCGGCCTACGTCAGCTGGGTCGCGAGGGGGTCGCGACGGGTGGCCACATACGACCACACGCCCTCGCCCTCAGCAGCCGTCGCCACGTCGATAGCGGCGCGTCCCCCGATGGGGGCGAACGCGGCGCTGTCGACGGGAGCGGACAGCGATGGGCGATTGCGGATGGTCATGGTGTGGGGCCGGTCGTTCGGGTCTGATGCGAACGTATCCGTTCGTGTGGGAGGATGTGTATTAATAGTTTCTCCGCCGTGTGAGGCCCTAACACTCGAAGATATCGAGATATCCGGGACTCTGTGGGGGAAGTTGTGGCGTAGTGTACGAGTCTGTCGGGTTGGTGGGGAGCGCGCTACCGGTAGCTGGTCGGGTCCCGGAACAGCTGCCGCTCGTCGACGACGAGCGACCGGTCGATGTCGGCCGCGCGCGTCCGGCCGGTCAGACCCATCGTCAGGTCCATGTCCGCGACGAAGTTCTCGCAGACTGCCTCGACCCCGTTCGCCCCGTCGATGGCGAGCCCGTAGATGTACGGCCGCCCCAGGCAGACGGCGTCGGCACCGAGTGCGAGCGCCTTCAGCGCCTCGGCTCCCCGGCGGACGCCCGAGTCGAACAGCACGTCGGCGTCCGTATCGTCGAGTTCGGCGGCGATCCGCGGGAGTGCCTCGATGGCGGCGATGGCGCCGTCTACCTGTCGGCCGCCGTGGTTCGAGACGATGACGCCGTCCGCGCCATGTTCGACCGCACGCCGAGCGTCCGCGGGATGCAGGAGCCCCTTCACCACGACGGGGAGGTCGGTCTGCTCGCGGAGCCAGTCGAGGTCCGCCCACGTCAGCGACGGGTCCCCGAACACGTCGAGGAAGGTCTGGATCGCGCCGAACTCGTTCTCCTCGGGCGGCTGGTCCAGCAGGTCCAGGAACGTCCCGTCGGCGAGGTAGTTCGCCATGCCCTCGCCGTCCAGTTGTGGGACGTACCCCCGCGAGAGGTCGCGCTCCTTCCAGCCCGGGACCGGTGTGTCCACGGTGACGACGATGGCGTCGTAGCCGGCGTCCTCGGCGCGCTCGATGAAGCTCGTGGCGAAGTCGCGCTCGGAGGACCAGTAGAGCTGGAACCACTTCGGCGTCTCCCCCAGCTCGTCGGCCACGTCCTCCAGGGTCTCCGAGGCCACCGATGAGAGGATGACGGGCATCCCGGCCTCGCGGGCCCCCTCGGCGGTCGCCAGTTCGGCGTCCTCGTGGGCGATGGACTGGATGCCGATGGGGGCGAGCATGACGGGGAACGGCAGTTCCTGCCCGCAGACCTCGACCGAGAGGTCGCGCTCGCCCACGTCACGGAGGAAGCGCGGGACGATGCGCCAGCGGTCGAACGCCCGCCGGTTGCGACCGACCGTGTTCTCGCCGCCGGCGCCGCCGGCCACGTAGCCGGCCGCGGCCTCGTCCATCACCTCCAGGGCGGCCTCCTCCAGTTCCTCGAAACGGATGGGGACGTCGGGCTCGATGCCCGCGTGCCCGCTGACGAAGATCTCGCGCTGGCGCTGCTCGCCGATGTTCTCGGGCATGGTCGGGTGTGCGGCTGGCTCCCCCATAACTGTGGGCGGGCCCATGACAACCGACTCACTCTCCGGCCACAGAACGCCCTTGATCCGGTCCTTCGACCGAAAATACACTGCGCCCGCCACACTATCCAACATTCCCCCTGCATCGGCGCGCCATAGGCGCGCCGTTCACCGGCCCGAACGGAGTGAGGGCCGGCCCTTTTTTCCGAACGTTTTTTGCGCAAGCGGATTGCCGGCTACGCCGGCAATCTATTCGCTGGCCGGCAAAGCCGGCCAGCCGGTGACCGATGACGGCCGGCGAAGCCGGCCGTTGAGGTCACCCGCAGCGGAAAAAAGCTCGTTCAGAACAGCGGGTCGTCCACGATGCGGGCGGGGCCCCCGACCTCCCAGACCCGGGTCGGGACGCCGAGGTCATCGATGGCCGCCTGCACCCGGTCGACATCCTCGCGGGTCGTGTTGACGTACACGGAGGCGCCGGTGTCGGTCGAGTAGTAGGCGTCGACACCCTCCTCGCGGAGGTCACGGACCGTCTCGAAGATCTCCAGCGTCTCGGGCTGCCAGTAGACCCAGCCCGCGGGCCCCGTCATCGTGGTGGCGGCCAGCGAGAGCGAGTCCTGCTCGGCCAGTTCGAACGCGCGATGGAAGTCACCCCCGCGGAGCGCATCCCGCATCGTCTGGAGCTGCTCGTGGACGTGCGCGAGCCGGGCCTCGAACATGTGGCTCTCCTCGGCCTCGTCGTGGGCCGCCTGGGTGTGCTTGAACGCCGGTACCTCGCAGCCGACGATGCGTAGCTCCGTCTCGAGCTCCGTCTCGAGTCGGTGCGAGCGGCAGTCCTCGTCGTTGTGGCCCGCCGAGAGGTCCGAGAACGCCCCCGTCACGGAGCGGGCGGCCGAGGCCGACCCGCGGCGTGCGATGGCCGACATCGACGGGTGGTCGAGGTCCAGGCCGGCGGCCCCGCACGCGGCGACCGCGAGCGCCGCGAACCCGGAGGCCGAGGAGCCGAAGCCGATGTTGGTGGGGAAGTTCGACTCGCTCTCCATCCGAACCCGTCTGTCCTCGTCGGCCAACTCGCGGACCCGGTCGACGACCGAGCGGATGCGCTCGGCGCCCTGACCCTCGACGGTTTCGCCGTCCACGACGTAGCGGTCCGCCTCCCGGTCCTCGAATTCGACGGTCGTCCGGGTTCGGGAGGGTGCCGTGCAGACGCTGATGGAATCGTGGTACGGATATCGGAGTTCGTGGTCGCTCATCCCGTGGTACTTGACCAGCCCCTCGATGGGGTGGGCGACGGCGGTGGCCTTCATACCCACCCCGGGGCACGGCGGTCGCTTCAGGCTTCGGGTCCCGGGCTGCCGGCGGCTACGCCACCGGGCCGACGGCCGTCTCGGCCTCGCCCCCATCCGCCTCTCGCCGGTGCGTGCGCCAGCCGGCGACGCCGGCGGTGACGAGGAGGAGTGCGCCCCCGGCGAGCAGGAAGGGTTCGGCCCCGAGGACGAATCTGGTCGTGGTCCCGTCGTGGAGCCGGACCTCGGTGTAGAGCCCCGGTCGCTGCGCGTACTGGCCGACCGCACGGAGCGTGAACAGCAACACGACACTCCCGGCAGCGACCGGAATCGCCCCGAGTCTCCGCCAGCGGATCGCTCCGGCGGCGCCCACGAGGCCCATGCCTCCGAGCACCGCAAGCAGTCGCTCCTCGTGGCTGAGACTCCGGTCCCAGCCGGTCACGATGCGGCCGTCGAACCCGGGTGCCACCTCGACCAGGCTCTGGTGGACGCCCACGACGATGGCCAGGAGCCCGGCGGCCGCGACGCCGACGATAAACAGGTTCCGGCGGTCCATACGTCTCCGACCAGTGCCAGGCACATAACGCTCACGTCGACCGTCCACCGTCCGGGGGTCGCGCTCCCCATCTCAGAGGTCGTCGCGGCGGTAGAGACAGAGCGCGTAGTCCTCGACGACATCGTCGAGTGCGTCACCCAGGGCATCGACGGTCGCGTCGGCGGTCGTCGGGCTCGGTTCCGCGAAGCAGGCGATGCCGGGGTACGAGAGCGGCCGCGGGTCGGCCTGGTCCGTCGGCTCCCCGAGGAAGTCCCAGTCGCTGGTGAGTCGGGTCCCGTAGACGTATGCGCCGCCGGCGTCCGCGAACGCCTCCTCGATGGCCGCGAAGTCACCCTCGTCCACCCGGCCGGTCCGGGGCTCGAAGTGGACCGTCAGGAGGAAGTCGTGCCGGCCCAGCGGCTCGTCGGTGACGGGCGTCGTGAAGCCCGCCTGGAAGTGGGAGATGCCGCGCTCGCGGAGTCCGTTGATCAGCGCATAGTACGGGTTGCCGATCATGAGGAGGAACCGCCGATGCGAGGGGTACTCGACCAGTCCGAACTCCTCGCACTGTCGCTCGCCGTGGTAGGTCCGCTCGTGACGGCCGAACCAGCGTGTCCGCCCCCCGACCGCGCGGATGAGGGGGTACACCGCGGCCGCGTAGCGGCGGTACCACGTCCGGCTCGAGAAGCTCAGCAGGTTCGGGACGTGGACCGGCTCCGGGAGGTCACGCTCGTACGCAGCCGCGAGGGGCCCCGGCAGGAGACGCTCGAGCATGGTTGCGGGGTCGGCGGCGGACGATAAAACGCTACGGGCTTCGGGCCGAGCGAGGCGGCAGGGGTCCGCGGGATGACGAGGGGACATCCCGGGCCTGCGTGGAACGGGGTGGAGGTGTCAGGGCCAGCTCCCGCCCTCGCGGTAGGTCTTGAGGACGCGGTTGATGGCGACGACGTAGGCCGCCGTGCGGAAGTCCGGGATGTCGTAGGACTCGTATGCGTCGATGAGCCCCTCGAAGGCGTCGACGATGTGGCGCTCCAGCTCGTCGTTGACCTTCTCCTCGGACCAGTAGAACCGCTGGCGGTTCTGCACCCACTCGAAGTACGACACCGTCACGCCGCCGGCGTTGGCGAGGATGTCCGGGAGGACGTGGATGCCACGCTCGGT from Haloglomus litoreum includes the following:
- a CDS encoding enoyl-CoA hydratase/isomerase family protein, with the protein product MTDASGAAADRAPDSDVLDVEYTHEHVARVMLARPDSLNAYNEALLHDLVPTLDALDDAREIRAIVLTGEGDGFCAGVDLDEMPLSAEQDLAEYEAGLGMFQNVVVTLRGMGTPVVAAVNGYAMGAGCDTALACDFRIAGESATMAETFVDVGFVPGDGGAYLLPRIVGEAKAKELIMTGKHVSGADLVEWGLARECVPDDELQETATEFAAELASGPPVALAESKALVNEAFDVDLETAHQHATRAQRICSQTDDHEEAVQAFAEDREPEFEGR
- a CDS encoding alpha-hydroxy-acid oxidizing protein, which gives rise to MPENIGEQRQREIFVSGHAGIEPDVPIRFEELEEAALEVMDEAAAGYVAGGAGGENTVGRNRRAFDRWRIVPRFLRDVGERDLSVEVCGQELPFPVMLAPIGIQSIAHEDAELATAEGAREAGMPVILSSVASETLEDVADELGETPKWFQLYWSSERDFATSFIERAEDAGYDAIVVTVDTPVPGWKERDLSRGYVPQLDGEGMANYLADGTFLDLLDQPPEENEFGAIQTFLDVFGDPSLTWADLDWLREQTDLPVVVKGLLHPADARRAVEHGADGVIVSNHGGRQVDGAIAAIEALPRIAAELDDTDADVLFDSGVRRGAEALKALALGADAVCLGRPYIYGLAIDGANGVEAVCENFVADMDLTMGLTGRTRAADIDRSLVVDERQLFRDPTSYR
- the mvaD gene encoding phosphomevalonate decarboxylase MvaD, whose protein sequence is MKATAVAHPIEGLVKYHGMSDHELRYPYHDSISVCTAPSRTRTTVEFEDREADRYVVDGETVEGQGAERIRSVVDRVRELADEDRRVRMESESNFPTNIGFGSSASGFAALAVAACGAAGLDLDHPSMSAIARRGSASAARSVTGAFSDLSAGHNDEDCRSHRLETELETELRIVGCEVPAFKHTQAAHDEAEESHMFEARLAHVHEQLQTMRDALRGGDFHRAFELAEQDSLSLAATTMTGPAGWVYWQPETLEIFETVRDLREEGVDAYYSTDTGASVYVNTTREDVDRVQAAIDDLGVPTRVWEVGGPARIVDDPLF
- a CDS encoding DUF1330 domain-containing protein; the encoded protein is MLERLLPGPLAAAYERDLPEPVHVPNLLSFSSRTWYRRYAAAVYPLIRAVGGRTRWFGRHERTYHGERQCEEFGLVEYPSHRRFLLMIGNPYYALINGLRERGISHFQAGFTTPVTDEPLGRHDFLLTVHFEPRTGRVDEGDFAAIEEAFADAGGAYVYGTRLTSDWDFLGEPTDQADPRPLSYPGIACFAEPSPTTADATVDALGDALDDVVEDYALCLYRRDDL